The Variovorax sp. S12S4 genome includes the window CGTCGCCCGCGCCGTAGTCACTTTCATGCAGGCTGAACAGGTTGAAGCGGTTGAATGAAAAGAGCCGCAGCCTGCGCGAAAGCGCCGGCAGTTCGTCGACGTCCACCAGCAGCGAGAACACGCGGTAGCCCAGCCGGTGGCGCGCCGGGCGCAGCCGCTGGTGCGTTACGCGGCCAAGATAGAGGGCGGAGCCTTGCTTCAAGCAGCCTCCGCCGCAGCGGTGGGACGCAGCTTGATGCGGCCCGATTCGTTCGGCACAGTCCACGGGCGGCGCACGCCGCCCAGCGCCTCGGCCACGGCCAGGCCGGCCTGCAACCCGTCTTCATGGAAGCCCGATCCGAAGTAGGCCCCGCAGAACCAGGTGCGGCGCTGCCCCTGCAGCGACCAGAGTTCGTCCTGCGCACGCATGGCGGCCGAGTTGAACACCGGGTGCTCGTACACCTCGCTGCCGATCAAATGCTCGCGCGCCGGCTCGTGCACGGGGTTGAGGGTAAGAAAGAGCGGCGTGCCTTCCGGAATGCCCTGCAGCCTGTTCATCCAGTAGGTCACGCACAGCGCGCCGCCTCGGCTGCGGTCGGCCAGATAGTTCCAGCTGGACCACACCGCGCGCCGGTGAGGCATGAGGCTCGGGTCGCTGTGCAGCACCGCGCGGTTGCGGCTGTAGCCGAAGGCGCCGAGCAGCCGCGTTTCGGCGCTGCTTGCGTCCGGCAGCAGGCGCAGCGCCTGGTCGGCGTGCGTGGCCAGCACCACATGGTCGAACCGCCTCGGCGCGCCTCCGCCTTCGGTCAGCACAAGAACGGAGTCGGCCTCGCGCCGCACCTGCACGGCGGCAGTGTCCAGCCGCAGCCGGTCGCCCATGCCGTGGGTGAGCCGCTGCACGTAGCGCACGCTGCCGCCCGCCACGGTGCGCCACAGCGGCCGGCCGCCAAGATTGAGCAAGTGGTGGTTCTCGCAAAAGCGAACGAAGGCCTCGGTCGGGTAGTCGCCGATGCGCGCGGCGGGGGTCGACCAGATGGCCGCCGCCA containing:
- a CDS encoding NAD(P)/FAD-dependent oxidoreductase, producing the protein MTIAAASDTPAPHIQAPGGPALDIAVIGSGISGLSAAWLLSQRHRVTLYEADNRPGGHSNTVQVSSGAGVTPVDTGFIVYNESAYPNLTALFAHLGVATQPAEMSFAVSLDNGALEYSGSGLGGLFAQRGNLASPRFWSMLYDLVRFYRQAPGDAAQYGLLPLDCYLAARGYGQAFREDHLYPMAAAIWSTPAARIGDYPTEAFVRFCENHHLLNLGGRPLWRTVAGGSVRYVQRLTHGMGDRLRLDTAAVQVRREADSVLVLTEGGGAPRRFDHVVLATHADQALRLLPDASSAETRLLGAFGYSRNRAVLHSDPSLMPHRRAVWSSWNYLADRSRGGALCVTYWMNRLQGIPEGTPLFLTLNPVHEPAREHLIGSEVYEHPVFNSAAMRAQDELWSLQGQRRTWFCGAYFGSGFHEDGLQAGLAVAEALGGVRRPWTVPNESGRIKLRPTAAAEAA